The Chryseolinea soli nucleotide sequence CAGCATTTTCAATTCTTGCTGCCACCCGAGAACGAGCAGGCCTGGAATGGAGATTGGGATTGGAGCGAGGTGAACACGTATGTGGTGTTATCATCCAGCGTGCAACCCAGCGACCTGGACCTCGCATTGTCCCGCATCGTCAAAGAACATCACCACGACAACACCGGCGACCGTTACTTGCTGGAACCCGTACGCGAGATCCGGCTCCATGCGCTGGATGGAAGCGGCCGGGGGGCTGTGGTGAATTTCTTTATCCTGTTGGCGTCGGCGATCCTGTTGCTGGCATGGTTCAATTACATTAATCTCTCTACAGCCCGGTTCTTCGAGCGCATGAAGGCCGTTGGCATTCGCAAGTTGATGGGGGCCACGCGACGCCAGTTGGTCTTCCAGTTTTTGATGGAATCTTTTTTCTTTAATGTGCTTTCGTTTGGGTTTGCCGTGATCTTATTTTTTATGGCATGGCCCCTGGTAACGGACGTTTTGCAAGAGCCGATTCCCGTCACACTGTTCAACGAGCCATGGGCAGTTGGTTTTATCCCCGGTTTTATTTTGATAACGTCGTTGTGTGCGGGCTTCTATCCGGCATTGGCCCTATCTTCTTTCAAGCCTTTGTCTTCGCTTCAGGGGAAGATCAACGGCTACACGGACCGTGCTGTGCTGCGCAAAGTTTTGGTGACGGTTCAATTGGCCGTGTCGATGATTTTGATCACGGCCGTAGTGGCCATCCGGCAGCAAATCGGATTTATGCAAGGCCAACACCTGGGCATCGCCATCGATCAAACGTTGATCGTGGAGGAACCCTTAGTGACCGACGGCACCACCGTGCAAAAGTTTGAGACATTCAAGCATGAAATGCTGATGTTGCCCAGCGTGCTTGGGGTTACCTACGCTTCGACCTTTGCGGGCACAGAGATCGATTGGCATCGGATGGATATTACTTTAGGACAGGAAAACGCTACTCCTAGATTTCACAGCCGCATCGTTGCCGTGGGCACCGAGTTCCTGGACGTGTTCCAGCTGCCACTTTTGGAAGGAAGAAATTTTGATGCTGCAGCGGAGAGCGATCGCAAAGCAATGCTCATCAGCGAAGCGGCATGCAGGATGTTTGGTTTTTCCACGAACGCGGCGGCGCTGGGAAAATTGATCTTTGTGGGCAGCCGCCAGTTCGAAGTGATCGGTGTGTTGAAAGATTATCACTACCGTTCATTACAATCGGGTATTGAGCCGCTGCTCTACATGAAAGGATATCCGCGCAATCCACGCTATGCCATCAAGGTCGCACCGGAAAATATCTCTAAGACCTTGATCACGATAGAATCCAAATGGAAACAAGCTTACGCGGGGAATGTTTTCAAATATTATTTCCTCGATGAATTTTTCAACCGTCAATATAACGCCGATCAAAAACTGGGAACCTTGGTATCTGCACTTTCACTGCTGGCGGCATTCATTTCCTGCACCGGACTATTCGGCCTCACCCTATATTCCGTCAACCGTAAAGAGAAAGAGATCGGCATCCGGAAAGTTTTTGGAGCCTCTGTTTCCGATGTCGTCATCTTCTTAACACGCGACCTTCTCCGGCTCATCGCGGTGGGCGGCGCATTGGGTGTGCCATTGATTTATTATGGTGTGAACGCATGGCTTGAAGGATACGCCTATAAAATGCCATTGGGCATCCTGATGTTTGCTGGACCAGTAATGATTATTGCCGCGCTCGCGCTTATCACCACCGGCGCGCTTACGGTGGCTGCCGCCAGGCGAAGCCCAGTGGACGCGATGAAATGTGAATAACCTGCAGCATCAACTGCATTAACCATCCTGATCTATCCTGTATCGCGACGCACGATTTATCGCTGATGAATTTTGCATGATTTAATTTTAAGAAGGACATTGGACAAAATTCCATACACTTCTGGCATCATGAAAAAATTACAGTCCACCATCTGCGTCCTCATCGCTTTTCTTTCAGCATGCAGCATTGTACAAGCGCAAGACATCCGGCTTTACGACTTGCGTTGCAACAGCGCCACAAATCCTGTCGGCGTCGAGGATGCGCATCCGGCACTTTCGTGGAAGATCGCCTCGACCGCTCGTGGCGAAAAGCAAACCGCGTATCAGATCGTGGTGGGCCTCACCGAGAGCGACATAGAACGGGCACCCGTATGGAATTCGGGGAAAGTGATGTCGGAACAATCGGTACTCGTTCCCTATGATGGCCGGGCTTTGGAAAATGGCAAGCGCTATTTCTGGAAAGTGAAAATCTGGGATCGCAATGGGAAAGAATCGCCTTACAGCACCGCACAGTTTTGGGAGATGACCGTAAGCCTGGAACATTTCACCGCAGCGTGGATCAGCGCTCCTGCCGTGTTTGATTTTCAGAAACTGAACCGCCACCGCTATGCCATGATCAAAGGCGAGACGCACGACTTCCTGGAACCCATGCCCCTGCTGCGCAAGAAGTTCGACCTCAGGCAAAATATCGCGAAAGCCACCGTCTATGTGGCTGCGCCCGGTTTTTTTGAACTGTTTATCAATGGAAAGAAAGTTTCCGACGACATTCTTAACCCTGCCTTTACAAACTACGACAAGACCGTTCTCTTTTCAACCTACGATGTGACCTCCTTCCTGAAAGGTGGTGCCAATGCCCTGGGCGTGATGCTGGGAAACGGCTGGTATAACTCCACATCAAAAGAAGTATGGGGTTTCGACAAAGCGCCCTGGCGAAATTTGCCTGCCCTGAAATTGCAATTGGAGATCACCTACGACAACGGCGAAAAGCAAATGATATCCACCGACACTCAATGGCTGGCCATCGCAGGGCCGACCTTGTTTACGGCGCTGCGCCAGGGAGAGTATTACGATGCCCGCCTGGAAGTGCCACGCTGGAGTGAAGCAGAAGCCGATGAAAAGAACTGGCAGCCTGTACGCCGGGTAGCTGGTCCGATCGGAACGTTGCGGTCTCAAAAGCAGCCTCCGGTGCAGGTAACGCAGGTGCTTGATGCGGTGAAATCCCAACGCCTGGCCAATGGCCACATCGTCTATGACTTTGGGCAGAACATGGCAGGCTTTGTGAGTCTGAACGTTTCCGGGAAAGCCGGCAGCCGACTCCAATTCAAGTATGCCGAAAGGGTAGACGCCAATGGGGCCGCCGACCAGTCGAACATCAATAACTTGTTAGCGGACTCGCTGTTCCAGATCGATCGCTATACGCTGAAGGGCGGGGGAGACGAACGGTGGTCGCCGCGGTTTGTCTATCACGGATTTCGCTACGTGGAAGTGTGGGCCGATGGCGAACTGCCGCAATTGAAAAGCATTCAGGCGAAAGCCATCTCCACCGCGTTTGAGAGCGTGGGCGATTTCACGTGCTCCAGCGAAACCGTTAGCAAAATACAACAGGCCACCCGTTGGTCGTATCGCAATAATTTTGTCGGCTTCCCCACCGACTGTCCTCAGCGCGAGAAGAATGGCTGGACCGGCGACGCGCAGTTGGCTTGCGAAGGCGGCTTGTCGAACTTTGATGCAGCCACGGCCTATCAAAAATGGTTGGGCGACATTCGCGACGAGCAACAATCCGATGGTAGCTTGCCCGGCATCATCCCCACACCGGGATGGGGCTACTACTGGGGCAACGGACCCGCGTGGGACATCGCCTGCATCGTCATTCCCTGGGCAACCTACCGGTACACCGGCGACCGCCGCATCCTTCAGGACAATTTCGCCACCATGAAAAAGTATGTCGACTACATGCACATGCGTTCCCCCGATCTCATCGCCGACTTTGGTCTTGGCGATTGGATCCCGGTGGAAACGGAAACGCCCGTCGGAGTTACCTCCACCGGATATTTTTACTATGGTGCGTCCACCATCGCCAAGGCCGCTGGTCTGCTGGGCAACACAGCCGATCAGCAAGCCTACCAGGCCTTGGCCGCCAAAATAAAAGAGGCTTTCCATAAAAAATATTATAATCCCAAAACACAGACCTATGCCAATGGCTCACAAACGGCATTGAGCACGGCACTCTTCCACGGACTGGTGCCCGACAACCTCGTGAACGCGGTTCGCAAAAAACTGGTGCAGGCCGTGCACGCCAGAAACGATCACATCGACACCGGCATTCTCGGCGCCCGCTATATGCCCCATGCGTTGACCGACGCAGGAGAAGCCAACCTGGCCCTGAACGTGATCACACAAACCACCTATCCCAGTTGGGGCTACTGGCTGGCAAAGGGCGCAACCACGCAGTGGGAAGATTGGAAAGGCGAGTGGTCCCTCGATCACATTATGTTCGGCGACATGAGCTCTTGGTTCTATAAAGCGCTGACGGGAATCCGCCTCGACAGCAACGTACCCGGATTCAAGCACTTTATCATCAAACCCGAGCATACGGAAATCCTGCAATGGGCAAAAGGAAAATATGAGTCGGCTTATGGATCCATCTCAAGCGAATGGAAAAATGAGAACGGCAGATTTGTCCACGACATCGAAGTGCCCGTGAACACCACGGCTACCTACTATGCGCCCACCGGTAAGGCGACGAATATCAAAGAAAGCGGTAACACGTTAGCGAGCCAGGGAATTCGAATCACTGGAACCGGGCAGGGGAGGGTGGTGCTTGAACTGGAAGCTGGGAAATACCATTTTGAAATGGCCGGGAATTAGATCCGCACATCCCAATCCGTCATCACTTTGATCTCCGGCGAGGAAGGATTGGCCCATGTGGACAGCTCTATCAAAATGTCGCCACACGATGCATGCCGCGTAATGTAGGCCTCTGTATTGAATTTCTTTTGACGAAGCACGTTCATCACAAAATCAAAATCCTGGCGTGTGGCATTACGGCTACACATCAGTGTGGTTTCCTTGGCATGCAGGGCAGGGTGCTGAAAGGCCAGCTCGCCTTTGAATAGACCAACCAACACCAGCGTGCCGCCGTGCCGCATATAGTCGGTAGCGTTTTCAATGGCCCGCTTGCTGCCCGTGGCATCAATAACGACATGGGCGAGGTCGCCACCCGTAAATCTTTTCAGGTTTTCGATGGCCTCTGTGTTGGCCAGTAGGATCGCGTCTGCTCCGAAGTGTCGTTGCGCCAGCTCCAGGCGGCCTTCGTTGATATCGACGGCCACCACCGTCGCGCCGAGAGATTTTGCCAATTGGATGATCCCCATACCGATCGGACCGCATCCCAACACCACCACCAGGTCGTCCTTTTTCACACTGGCCCTCCGCAGCGAATGTGCGCCAATGGAGAGCGGTTCCACAATGGCGATCTCGTCGAACGACAGGTCGTTGGCGGGGATCAGCAAGTGGGGTGGCAGCGAGATGATGTCTTGCATGCCGCCGTCGGTGTGCACGCCGAAGACCTTCAGGTTCTGGCAGCAATTGGTTTTTCCGGCCTGGCAGGCCACGCACTGGCCGCAGTGAATATAAGGGATGACCACGGCCTTGTCGCCAACCTTTAGTCCATGATCCGGGCCGTCGATCGCCGTCACCTCCGTGGCCAGCTCATGGCCCAGAATGCGCGGATAGGAAAAGAACGGCTGGTTTCCTTTGAAAGCATGAAGATCGGTGCCACAAATGCCCACGCGCTTAACCTGCAGCAAAGTCATCCCGCTTTCCAGCGAAGGCTCGGGTTTGCTTTGAAACGAAAGCAACTCAGGACGCTCACAAATGATAGATCGCATAAATTTTACCGGTAAAGATAGCCTCCAAATAAACAGGATAAGAAAAGGTGAAATATAAGAAAGATGTGACATTATTTTGGGAAGGTGCCCCGTCGCCCTAAAAAAATAGGCGCTGAAAAAAAGAAACTGTCATCCCACGGGCAAGTGTGTTATATTGATCGCTCTTTTCACTATGGTATCCATCTATCTTATTTATTTTTTATGCTCCGTCCCTCTGCACGCCTGATCTGTCTTGCATCGTTTATGTTCTGCGTAATTTCCCAAAACGTTCTTGCGCAGGACGATCTGAAACTCTGGTACCGGCAACCCGCGCGAAACTGGAATGAAGCCTTGCCGCTGGGCAACGGCCACTTGGGCGCCATGGTGTTTGGTGGCGTCGCCGAAGAACGCTACCAGCTCAACGAAGCCACGCTTTGGTCAGGCGGGCCCGTCAACACCAATCCCAATCCGGCTGCACCACAATACCTGTCGGCGATCCGGAAAGCCTTGTTCGAAGAAGATTACCAGAAGGCCGAAGCGCTGACAAAAAAAATGCAAGGCCTGTTCACGGAATCATACGAACCGCTGGGAGACCTCCAGCTCAAACAAGTCTTGAACGGGACACCAACCGCTTACTATCGTGACCTGGACATTTCGCGTGCCATCGCCACTACGCGGTTCACGGTGGACGGCGTCGAGTACACCCGCGAGCAATTTATTTCCGCGCCCCAACGGGTGATGGTCATCCGCATCACGGCAAGCAAAAAAGGAGCCTTGAATTTCACGGCACAGACGTCCAGTCCATTGTCGGCCAAAGCGCAAGCCAGCGGCAACCAAATCGTACTGAAGGGAAATGCTCCCGTCCACACCGATCCCAGCTACCTGGAAACTATGGAATTGCCCGTCATCTACAACGACCCGCAACAATGCAAAGGCATGCGCTTTGAACTTCAAGTGAATGTGAAGACCAGCGACGGCCAGGTGACGACAACCGAAACCGGCGTGCAAGTGAGCAACGCAACGGAGGCCCTGCTGTTCGTTTCGGCTGCCACCAGTTTCAACGGATTTGACAAATGCCCTTTGAAGGATGGCAAAGACGAACACGCCATCGCCACCCAACATATGAGTGCTGCGAGTGGACTTTCGTTTGATCAATTGAAACAAGCGCACGCCGGCGACTACCAGAAATATTTCCAACGCGTTCGCCTGGAACTGAACGGCAATCCCCCAAGCGCACTTCCCACGGATGAGCGCCTGAAGCGGTATACGAAAGGCGAAGCAGACCCTGCCTTGGAAGCCTTGTATTTTCAATTCGGCCGCTACCTGCTCATTTCTGCATCGCGGCCTGGAGGCACAGCCGCCAATTTGCAGGGCTTGTGGAACCAGGAAGTGCGGCCGCCGTGGAGTGCAAACTACACCACCAACATCAACACGGAAATGAACTACTGGATGGTGGAGTCGTGCAATCTTTCAGAATTGCATCTCCCGCTGATCGATCTCATTCAGAATGTGTCGGTCACCGGGAAAGAGACGGCAAAGAATTTCTATGAAGCTCCGGGCTGGGTGCTGCACCACAACACCGACATCTGGGCCACCACCAACCCCGTGAGCGGCAGTCCTTCGTGGGCAAACTGGCCCGTGGGTGGTGCATGGTTGTGTCAGCATCTGTGGGAGCACTACCAATTTACCGGTGATAAAACGTATCTGCACGACACCGCCTATCCCGTGATGAAAGATGCTGCCTTGTTTTGCATGGCCTGGTTGATCGAAGACAAGAACGGCAACCTTGTGACCGCCCCCTCCACATCACCGGAAAATGTTTTTGTCGCCGACAAGGGCGTGAAGGGCACCGTCTCCGTTGCCACCACGATGGATATGTCTATTATCCGCGACTTGTTCGACAACGTGATGGAAGCGTCGGCCGTGTTGGAGACCGATGAAGCGTTTCGAAAAACAGTGGCCGCTCAGCGCGGCAGACTTTTTCCTTTGCAGGTAGGCAAGAAAGGCGACTTGCAGGAATGGTATAAGGATTGGGATGGAGAAGATCCACAGCATCGCCACATTTCGCACCTGTTCGGGCTTTTCCCCGGCCGCGAGATCTCACCCCTGACCTCACCGAAGTTTGCCAACGCCGCCCGCAAATCGTTGGAACTGCGCGGCGACGGTGGCACAGGATGGTCGAAAGGGTGGAAGATCAACGTGTGGGCACGCCTGCTGGATGGCGACCACGCGCACAAACTCATCCGTGAACAACTCACCCTCACCGGCATGGAAGGAACAGACTATTCGAACGGTGGCGGAACCTATCCCAACCTGTTCGATGCCCACCCACCGTTCCAGATCGATGGAAATTTTGGTGGCACGTCCGGCATCACGGAGATGTTATTGCAAAGTCATCTCAAGGAACTGCATCTTTTGCCGGCCATTCCTCACGAATGGTCTAGCGGTACCGTTAGCGGCTTGAAAGCAAGAGGTGGATTTGTGGTGGACATGACGTGGAAGAACAATACACTACAACAGGCCAGCATCCTGTCGTTGAATGGGGTGATGTGTACGATACGCTCGGCGGTTCCCATACGGGTGAAAGGAGCGAAAGCGACATCAGCGAAAAGCGACCAAGGTTACGTGACGACGTTTCCCACAAAAAAGGGTGCCACCTATACCGTCAAAGCCCGGAAATGAGCGGTAAAAAATCCGTTTGAGCACTGGAAATGCGATGTATTTCCGGGTGTAGTAAAAAAGAACAAGACGAATGCCGCAAGACGGTGCAGAACTGCGGATTTATCGCCGGTAATGACCGTTCATCCATGCGTTACGCGTTCGGATGGACGACGACTCCTCTTTTTACAAAGAAATGGCGATGAAAAAACTTTTTTAGCGGGTGAGTGAATCGATGACGAAGAACACCAGGAGGACAATGGCGATTCCGATGAGCAAACTGATGGTGAGAGCGATGATCAACCCCCTTTTTATGGGGTTTATTTCATATTTTCCGTGTACACGTTCAGGCATATACCAAGGTAGAGCATCGCGTGCACTGAAATCATTTCAATTTTTGTGTTTAATCAAGGGTGTATTGTTTTCAATTTTATTAGGGGCCTTTTATTTACTTAAGGAAACTTTCTTTCACACATGTGATCGGCAGAAAACGGCCACACATCGCGTCGCCAGACGGGTTTAAAACGGAGCCGAATGTTACGGATGGCCTATCGGTAATGAAATAATTTGACAAAAAATTCGTTTCGGGGGTTTGGGGTGAATCGGGCTAAATGCAACACTGTTTTGGAAAAGGGATGCATGTTTTCGGGGACTTTTTAAATTTTTGGTGGGTGCGTCTCGCGAATGTGAAGATTTTTGTGGAAGGAAGTAAACTCAGTTTGAACCGCCTCGCCTTCGCTGAAGCTTCGGCGAGCAAAGAAAGTCGCCCTCCTTCGCTAAAGCTGCGGCGGACAGGCAAAGTTGGCGCAAAGCGTTTTTCACTTTTTTTCTTTTTCGTATGCAAATGTTTAAGGCTCGTTTACCACCGACCGTTTTGCTTTTTCCCACAACACGGTTTGACTTCCTCTCATAAATCTTCCTAATCCTGCGAACACGGCAAGGTTCATGACGGAAAAATAGTAGGGGACAAAAAAGCCTTTGATGGAAATTTCCTTGTCGCGATTGAGATACCCTAAAAAGGCGATGGCATAGAAGAAGACTTGTGCAGCAAGGGCCAGTTGATAAACCAATAAACCTTGCCCGGCCAGGTACAGGCTGCTTGCGAAAACCAGTACCAGCGAAAGCGGCGCCAGCGTCCAGCGCAGCACGCGGTGCGAGAAGTATTGAAAGCTCACGATGCCATAGCGGAACGGGTTGAGGAGGTACATCAACATGCCCATAGCCTGGAATGCACCTGACGAGATGCGCACTTTGCGTTTCCATTCTTCTTCTACGGAGGCCGACGCCATTTCGGTGGCATAGGCTTCGGGCTCGTAGATGAAGCGGTGGCCCTGGCCCACGATGCGCATGGACAAGTAGAAGTCTTCGATGATCATGTTTTCGGGCGGCGTCTCATAGAGGGCCGTGCGCACGGAGAACAGCTCACCCGCGGCTCCGACTACGGAGTGCAGCTCGGAATCTTTTTTCTTGAGAAAGGATTCATATTTCCAATACAAGCCTTCGCCGCCACCCGAAGCATTGTCCTTGGCCTTTTTGAAGATGCGTTTCTCACCGGCCACACCGCCCACGTCGGGGGATTGGTAGTGGCGCACGATGTTGCGGACCGCCTGGGCATTGAGGTCGGTGTTGGCATCACAAAAGATCACCAGGGGGGTGGTCACGTATTTCATCACCCGGTTCACGGCGTGGATCTTGCCGCGGCGTTCGGGTTGGTGATACACGGCGATGTTGTGGAATTTGCCCAACACCTCGCGGCTGTTGTCGGAGGAACCGTCTGTCACAAATTTGACGATGAGTTTGTCTGTGGGATAGTCCAGGCTTAGGGTGTTGTGTACCTTTGTTTCCAGGTAGGGGGCCTCATTATAGGCGGCGATGAGCAGGGTCACTTCCGGCAGGTCGGCGTCGGGCAAGGGTTGGATTGGGGTGGGCTTGCCCTTGAGTTTGGCCAGCCCATAGACCACGATGCCGTAGCCGATGTACGTGTAGAGGACCACGGCGCTGCCGAGCCAGAAAAGGTAGAACGCGAGCGTATCCATCATCGAGGGTTTTGGGGAGTTTAAGCTACAAAGGGCAATTTAAATAGGAACACGGAGAAGTTAAGATATTTATTATTTTTGTCAGTTGCCAACGTGTGTAATCCCCGCCTTCACGTCTCCCTGGCATTTTATTTGGAGTGGGTTGCTGCCGTGAGGAATGCACCCGATTTTACCACGTGACAACGAAGGCATACTAAAAAAAAATGGGCGGATGCGCTTAGCTAGTTTTATTATCATTTTACTTTCTTTTCCGGCCTGCCTAGCAGTAGGGCAGGAGTTGGATTTTAGTCTACCGGTGAAGTTGCCGCCGGGTGTCAACAGCGATCAGAATGAGTCCGCGCCGTTGTTATCGGAAGATGGAAGCACGCTATATTTTATCCGGTCGGGCTCCGTCGAGAATGAAGGCGGTAAGTACGCCGGCACCGACGCCTGGGTGAGCCATTTCAATACGACCACCAAAGATTGGGGCCGGGCCGTCAACAACGAACTGCCAAACGACAAAGGGAACAACTCCGTAGTGGGCGTGAACTCCCGGCGGAGAGTGGTGTACATGCTCAACACCACGTCGTCGAAAATACCAAAGGGAATTTATTTTCTACAGCGCACCGAAACCGGATGGACGCGCCCGGAACTGGTCCCGATCAAGGGCCTTAGTTCCGAAGGATTTTTAGGCATTTATGTGTCGCCGGATTTTGACGTGATGTTCGTCTCCATGAAGGGCCCCGACTCCCGGGGCGAGGAAGACCTCTACATCAGTCTGAAGGCTGCCGATGGCCAATGGTCGACCCTGCAGAACCTGGGGGCCACCATCAACACGACAGGCTTCGAGATCTCGCCCTTCCTCTCGGCCGACAAAACCCGGCTTTTCTTTTCCAGCAATGGCCACCCCGGATCGGGCGACGCCGATATTTTTTACAGCGACCGTCTCTACAACTCCTGGGAAACGTGGACGGTGCCCAAGAACCTGGGGACGCAAGTGAACTCCCCCAAATTCGATGCATATTTTTCGATGCAAAAAGATTCCTCGGCCTACTTCGTGAGCAACCGCGGAGGAAAGTCGGACGATATCTACCGGACGAAGGCCAAGCTTCGCCCCTCGGCGGCCACCGCCACTTACCTCACCGAAAAAGAAACCGAAGAACTGCTGGGAATCAGGGTGATCCGCAAAATTGAATTTGCCCCCAGCATCACCACGCTGACCTCGCCACAACGCGAACTGATCTGGTTTCTCACCAACAAACTGGTGAGCAAGCACGAGATTCGCGTGCAACTGCAATATTTTGACAAAGAGGACGAGGAGACCTCGAAGCGCCTTTTGGAAGTGATCAACCAGTTGGTTTTGGCTGGAATAGACGGGTCGCGCATCGACAAGCTGAGCAAGGCTGGAAAAGGAGGGGGCAAGGACCAGATCGAGTTGGTCCTGATGCGTCAGACGATGGAGCGATAGTGGGGGTCTGTAGCCAGGGCCAGCATTTCGCGGTCGCCGCGTGAGTCGCCATAGGCAATGATGCGGTCGTAGCCGGCCAGGTCATATGCTTCGCGTATGCGACGGGCTTTTTCTTCGCCAAAACAATTCTGTCCTTTGATCTTGCCGGTGAGGAGATTATCACGGGTTTCCAGTTGGGTGGCCAGGCAACGGATCTGCCATTGAGCACACCAGGGGCCAACCCAATCCTCCGGCGAGGCCGACACCACGGCGATGTCGTATTGTTTTTGTTTATAGTCCTTGAGCAGGGCCAATCCCTGGTCGCGGAGGAGGGAGGGGACGACGGTGGTGGCAAATTCGATCCCTTTTGTCCGGAGCTTCGTCACGGGAACGTTGCCAAAAAAATGTTTTAAAACAATTTCCTTGGCCCGGTCGTTTCGGATAAGCTTGGTCATGTAGAGTGCCATCACGGGGCTGAGCCAGGCGAAGCCCAACAGGAACCGCAAGGTGCCATGATAGAAGCGGATAAAGGCGAAGAGGGTATCCTTCCGCGTGAGGGTACCGTCGAAATCGAAAAGGACCAGGTGCTTTTGCGCCATGCCTCAGTGGATGTAGATGATGAGGTAGAAACTCACGATCCATCCCAGCAAGGTGAGGATGATGAACTTGTCTTTGAGCAGGATGGCCGTGGGCGATCCGCTGTTTTCCGAGACAAAGGTGATCTGCAAATAGCGCATCACCCCGGCGATCACAAAAATGGTGGTGCCGAAAAGCCATTGCGTGTTGAGACGTTGCGTCACCTCGGGCGACACGGTGTACATGATATACGCAACGATGATGATACCGGCAAAGATGGCCAGGCAGGCGTTGATGAACTCAACATTATAGTTTCGTGACGATTTGCGCACGACGTTGCCGTCTTTGCCCAGCACCAGATCATCCCGGCGTTTGGCGAGGGCCAGCAGCAACGACAGCAGCATCACCATGATGGCGAGCCAATGCGAGATCTGAACACCCGACAGCACGCTGCCCGAGTAGATGCGGAAAAGGAATCCGGAGGCGACAATAAAGATATCGACGATGGATAAATTCTTCAACCCAAAAGTGTACGCTACGTTCATAAGGCCGTAGATGCTCAGTAGGATGAGGAAATTGCGATCGAGTGAAAAGGCAATAAACAGGGAGGACGCCAGCAGGGCGCCCAGAAGTGCAAAACTGACGTAAACATTCGCTGCCCCCGAAGCCAGCGGTCGGAACCGTTTTTTGGGATGGAGACGGTCCACTTCGCGGTCACGATAGTCGTTGAGAATGTATATAGCGCTGGCCATGAAGCTGAAGGCAAAAAATCCCTGGATTAGGTTGGGGTAGTGGTCCCATTCGAACGCTTGCCCCGCAAAGAAGATGGGAACGAAAATGAAAGTATTTTTAGCCCATTGGTGAACCCGAATGAGTTTGATATACGCCAGCATAGACTGTTTTTCGTAAATATAAAGGGTTGAAACAATCCTGCTGTATAACTGACGAATATTTTTGAAGGCTACGATTTTTTAGTGAACTTTGATACCTTATGCCCTAGTGTATGGATTTACAAACCCTCTTCCGTGTTCTGTGGAGAAAACGTTGGATACTCATCATCATCCCGCTGCTATCGGTTGGCGGAGCTTTCCTCATCCGGATGCTGGGCGAATGGAAGTACCGGTCC carries:
- a CDS encoding ABC transporter permease, with the protein product MHLRNLALRLLKGFCPPALREAIEGDLLQRYEKDVMAFGEREASRRLLWNVLRFFRPGILLRNKIQTPNHNLMLRTNAKVIARQWGRSKAFSFVNLTGLTLGVTVCLLVTQFVLFENSFEDFNRRADRTYRVNLYNTENGVFDEITPHTVAGLGYALKQTAPGVESVARIGFKTRGVVTHKARQVEDREEIVFADPSIVDVLDLEVTTGRKADGMRDASTLLISESAAMKYFGRPDVTGETLEVGFNNNSLQPKTYAIGGVFKDIPVNAHQHFQFLLPPENEQAWNGDWDWSEVNTYVVLSSSVQPSDLDLALSRIVKEHHHDNTGDRYLLEPVREIRLHALDGSGRGAVVNFFILLASAILLLAWFNYINLSTARFFERMKAVGIRKLMGATRRQLVFQFLMESFFFNVLSFGFAVILFFMAWPLVTDVLQEPIPVTLFNEPWAVGFIPGFILITSLCAGFYPALALSSFKPLSSLQGKINGYTDRAVLRKVLVTVQLAVSMILITAVVAIRQQIGFMQGQHLGIAIDQTLIVEEPLVTDGTTVQKFETFKHEMLMLPSVLGVTYASTFAGTEIDWHRMDITLGQENATPRFHSRIVAVGTEFLDVFQLPLLEGRNFDAAAESDRKAMLISEAACRMFGFSTNAAALGKLIFVGSRQFEVIGVLKDYHYRSLQSGIEPLLYMKGYPRNPRYAIKVAPENISKTLITIESKWKQAYAGNVFKYYFLDEFFNRQYNADQKLGTLVSALSLLAAFISCTGLFGLTLYSVNRKEKEIGIRKVFGASVSDVVIFLTRDLLRLIAVGGALGVPLIYYGVNAWLEGYAYKMPLGILMFAGPVMIIAALALITTGALTVAAARRSPVDAMKCE
- a CDS encoding alpha-L-rhamnosidase, with product MKKLQSTICVLIAFLSACSIVQAQDIRLYDLRCNSATNPVGVEDAHPALSWKIASTARGEKQTAYQIVVGLTESDIERAPVWNSGKVMSEQSVLVPYDGRALENGKRYFWKVKIWDRNGKESPYSTAQFWEMTVSLEHFTAAWISAPAVFDFQKLNRHRYAMIKGETHDFLEPMPLLRKKFDLRQNIAKATVYVAAPGFFELFINGKKVSDDILNPAFTNYDKTVLFSTYDVTSFLKGGANALGVMLGNGWYNSTSKEVWGFDKAPWRNLPALKLQLEITYDNGEKQMISTDTQWLAIAGPTLFTALRQGEYYDARLEVPRWSEAEADEKNWQPVRRVAGPIGTLRSQKQPPVQVTQVLDAVKSQRLANGHIVYDFGQNMAGFVSLNVSGKAGSRLQFKYAERVDANGAADQSNINNLLADSLFQIDRYTLKGGGDERWSPRFVYHGFRYVEVWADGELPQLKSIQAKAISTAFESVGDFTCSSETVSKIQQATRWSYRNNFVGFPTDCPQREKNGWTGDAQLACEGGLSNFDAATAYQKWLGDIRDEQQSDGSLPGIIPTPGWGYYWGNGPAWDIACIVIPWATYRYTGDRRILQDNFATMKKYVDYMHMRSPDLIADFGLGDWIPVETETPVGVTSTGYFYYGASTIAKAAGLLGNTADQQAYQALAAKIKEAFHKKYYNPKTQTYANGSQTALSTALFHGLVPDNLVNAVRKKLVQAVHARNDHIDTGILGARYMPHALTDAGEANLALNVITQTTYPSWGYWLAKGATTQWEDWKGEWSLDHIMFGDMSSWFYKALTGIRLDSNVPGFKHFIIKPEHTEILQWAKGKYESAYGSISSEWKNENGRFVHDIEVPVNTTATYYAPTGKATNIKESGNTLASQGIRITGTGQGRVVLELEAGKYHFEMAGN
- a CDS encoding zinc-binding alcohol dehydrogenase family protein, with protein sequence MRSIICERPELLSFQSKPEPSLESGMTLLQVKRVGICGTDLHAFKGNQPFFSYPRILGHELATEVTAIDGPDHGLKVGDKAVVIPYIHCGQCVACQAGKTNCCQNLKVFGVHTDGGMQDIISLPPHLLIPANDLSFDEIAIVEPLSIGAHSLRRASVKKDDLVVVLGCGPIGMGIIQLAKSLGATVVAVDINEGRLELAQRHFGADAILLANTEAIENLKRFTGGDLAHVVIDATGSKRAIENATDYMRHGGTLVLVGLFKGELAFQHPALHAKETTLMCSRNATRQDFDFVMNVLRQKKFNTEAYITRHASCGDILIELSTWANPSSPEIKVMTDWDVRI